The genome window CGATGATCATTGAAGGGGGAAACGCCTTTGTAATGATGCCAGCGGTCACCCTGGGAGCCAATTCCCTGCCCGACAAGCTGGTTCCTCACGGGACGGCCGTGATTACCACGGTTCGTCAGGTTCTGGGATCAGCGGGGGTTGCCGTAGCGACAATTGTTTTGACCGTGGCGAGCGAACACGCCCTGAGTGCTGGTAGCAAGCCATTAGCAGCGAACCTTCATGGCTACCACCTGGTTTTTATCATGATGGTGGTAATTGAACTGGTGGGCCTGATTTTGGCAGTAATGCTGAAGAACACTAAAAAGCAAGGTGCAAAGTAAGGTTAGCCCCGTATTTAAACTATGAGGGAGTCGTGAGCGGGCTGGACCAGCTTGTCTGGTTCGCAGTTCCTGCTGGCGCGTAGCTAGCCAACCACCGTCAGTGGTATTATCGTTAAATTAGCAAAGAGGCTGGGAGAATTTCCCGGCCTCCTGACTTTTATTATCTTAGGAGGACAGAATATGGCTATTATCCGTCCCGACTGGGCAAATAGTTCGGTTGCCATGCAGGATTATTACGATCATTACTGGGGCTTTCCGGTTCATGATGACCGCTTCCTCTTTGAAATGCTGAGCCTAGAAGCGTTTCAAGCCGGTCTGAGCTGGACGACGATTTGGCAGCGTCGCGCTGCATTTGAGAGGGCGTTCCACGATTTTCAAATTGCGGCCGTTGCTGAATTTGATGACCGGGACCGCGCCAGGCTGCTGGGTGATTCAGGGATTATCCGCAACCGGCGTAAAATCGAAGCCACGATAAATAACGCCCGGGTGATTCAGAAACTTGCTGCAGCTGGGCAGAGTTTTGACGACTATGTTTGGCAGTTCGTCGATTACCAGCCACAGCGCCTCATTTTAAAGTCAGGTGAACCGTTGCCGGCCCAGACAAGTTTGTCACGGCAGATGGCCCGCCAGATGAAAAAAGATGGTTTGGCCTTTGTGGGGCCAACGACTGTGTACTCATTTATGACGGCGGTCGGGCTGGTGAATGCCCGTCTTTAATAGATCCCTAATTGATTATTAATGTTACTTTGTGATAGTATTAT of Limosilactobacillus oris contains these proteins:
- a CDS encoding DNA-3-methyladenine glycosylase I; translated protein: MAIIRPDWANSSVAMQDYYDHYWGFPVHDDRFLFEMLSLEAFQAGLSWTTIWQRRAAFERAFHDFQIAAVAEFDDRDRARLLGDSGIIRNRRKIEATINNARVIQKLAAAGQSFDDYVWQFVDYQPQRLILKSGEPLPAQTSLSRQMARQMKKDGLAFVGPTTVYSFMTAVGLVNARL